From Nicotiana tabacum cultivar K326 chromosome 22, ASM71507v2, whole genome shotgun sequence, one genomic window encodes:
- the LOC107759505 gene encoding uncharacterized protein LOC107759505 — MTDQWLENLLPNLPNLEIFYLSRCWSLKIVKISSNGLKYLDIVACDNLIEVDLDTPNLLRFSSEVRYGKDIVEPLPTFKLKASHMLEANLNLIPEITLDTYWYNKFMKSLANFNHSKAITFRCENDKVIVIPKYKRENLIPPLYCTKHLYVIMNRWNHSVVDLVDSLLWISPQLDTLSFGRALDIKILKFTYRDAADEEPCCESLPWKYWRHELKKVKLQNFTCVELSKLRNYFLTNTDILEIIEDPPRCNICSSQKEVRL, encoded by the exons ATGACTGACCAATGGTTAGAGAACCTTTTACCAAATCTACCCAACCTTGAAATCTTTTACTTATCTCGTTGCTGGTCGTTGAAGATCGTGAAGATCTCAAGTAACGGGCTTAAGTATCTGGACATAGTCGCGTGCGACAATCTGATTGAGGTTGATCTAGATACTCCCAACTTATTAAGATTCTCATCTGAGGTTCGTTATGGAAAAGATATTGTTGAACCCTTGCCCACATTCAAACTGAAAGCTTCACATATGCTGGAAGCTAATCTCAATTTGATCCCGGAAATAACCCTTGACACTTACTGGTACAATAAGTTCATGAAGTCTCTAGCTAACTTTAATCATTCCAAGGCTATTACATTTCGCTGCGAAAATGACAAG GTGATAGTTATACCAAAATACAAGAGAGAAAACTTGATTCCTCCACTTTATTGTACTAAGCATTTGTACGTAATTATGAACCGATGGAATCATTCAGTTGTGGATCTTGTTGATAGTTTGCTTTGGATTTCTCCTCAATTGGACACCCTATCTTTTGGCAGGGCTCTAGACATAAAGATCCTGAAG TTTACATACAGAGATGCAGCTGATGAGGAACCTTGTTGTGAATCTCTACCTTGGAAATATTGGAGGCACGAGTTAAAGAAAGTTAAATTGCAAAACTTTACATGTGTGGAGCTATCGAAGTTGAGAAACTACTTTCTTACAAATACAGATATATTGGAGATAATTGAAGATCCACCAAGATGCAACATTTGTAGTTCA